The genomic segment GCCGATCGTTCCGCGGCCAAGGTGACCGCTCCCGTGCGCATCGCGGACGCGGACACCGTGCGCCTGCTGCGTCCCGGCGACCGGGTCGACGTGATCGCCGCAGGCGGATCGCCCTCGGCCGGAGCCGAGCCGCGCACGGTGGCGTCGGGAGCGCGGGTGACCGCCGTGCCCGAACCCGGGGAAGGCCCCGCCGAGGCCGGCGCGTTGGTGGTGCTGTCCGTCCCGAGGGACGCGGCGGCACGGCTGGCCGGGGCCGGTGCGAGCGGGCCGCTGGCGGTGGCCTTCCGATGAACCGGAACGTTCACGATCGCACTGGATGCCGGTCAAGTCGCTGGTTCGTGCGTCTCAATTGGACAGGTCGGCCCGGGGCTCACGTAGGTTGCGAAGTTGTTTGTCCAGCAACCCGCACATGCAACGAAAGGCCTCGTGGTGAGCGAGAAGAAGGAACCGGGCATCTGGGAGGGCTTCAAGGCCTTCCTGATGCGCGGCAATGTCGTCGACCTGGCGGTCGCGGTGGTCATCGGAGCCGCCTTCACGAACATCGTGAACTCGGTGGTGAAGGGCGTCATCAACCCGCTCGTCGGCGCCTTCGGCACGAAGGACCTCGATCACTACCGCTCGTGCCTGAAGGCTCCCTGCGAGACGAACGCGGCGGGCGAGGTCGTCAAGGGCATCCCGATCATGTGGGGCCCCGTGCTCAGCGCGGTCCTCAGCTTCGTGATCACCGCGGCCGTCGTGTACTTCCTGATGGTGCTGCCCATGGCCAAGTACCTGGCGCGGGTGGCGGCCAAGAGGGCCGAGCGGGAGGGCACGAAGGAGGTCATCGAGGTCTCCGAGCTGGAGGTGCTCAAGGAGATCCGCGACGAGCTGGTGGCGCAGCGCGGCTCGCGCGGCTCGGGGCCGCGCAAGGAGTAGCCGCGCACGCGGCGGCCGGGCTTCAGATGTGGTGGGGCGGCTTCTCGTCGAGGAAGCGCGCGAGGTCGGCCGCGCTGTCGCCGCGGGTGTCGGCCCGCTCGCCCCACCCACGGTCCGTGTCGTCCGATGACTGCTGCGCCAGCGGGTCGTC from the Streptomyces venezuelae genome contains:
- a CDS encoding RcpC/CpaB family pilus assembly protein gives rise to the protein MRVRGGWPRLDRLLRHRRRVLAVGLAMTAAALAGTVPRAAAPGETPAPHRVAAAPAPAADRSAAKVTAPVRIADADTVRLLRPGDRVDVIAAGGSPSAGAEPRTVASGARVTAVPEPGEGPAEAGALVVLSVPRDAAARLAGAGASGPLAVAFR
- the mscL gene encoding large conductance mechanosensitive channel protein MscL; the encoded protein is MVSEKKEPGIWEGFKAFLMRGNVVDLAVAVVIGAAFTNIVNSVVKGVINPLVGAFGTKDLDHYRSCLKAPCETNAAGEVVKGIPIMWGPVLSAVLSFVITAAVVYFLMVLPMAKYLARVAAKRAEREGTKEVIEVSELEVLKEIRDELVAQRGSRGSGPRKE